The following DNA comes from Picosynechococcus sp. PCC 7003.
TCACTTCGCCGATATCCATATGGGCAGCGGTTTTTCCCATGGTCGGGTGAACCCAGAAACTGGTCTAAATTCCCGCCTCGAAGATTTTGAGCAGACCCTAGGGCTTTGCATCGACCGGGCGATCGCCGATCCCGTAGACCTCGTTATTTTTGCTGGGGATGCCTTCCCCGATGCCACCCCGGCCCCCTATATCCACGAAGCCTTTGCCGGGCAATTTCGTCGCCTCGTCGCCCACAATATCCCGGCGGTGCTCGTCGTCGGCAACCATGACCAATATTCCCAAGGCAATGGGGGAGCCAGTTTAAATATCTATCGCACCCTGGCGGTGCCTGGTTTCATCGTGGGCGATCGCTTGACAACCCACACCCTCGAACTGCCCAAAGGTCCCCTGCAAATCATTACCCTGCCCTGGCTGAACCAAGCCACCCTCCTCACCCGGCAACAAACCGAAGGCAAAACCCTCAACGAAATTCATCAGATCCTCCTCCAGAAACTCGAACCGATCCTCGAAGCGGAAATTCGTCGCCTCAATCCCGAAATCCCAGCAATTCTGGTGGGTCATCTGATGGCCGACCGCGCCAACCTGGGGGCCGAACGCTTCCTTGCGGTGGGCAAAGGCTTTAACATTCCTGTGGCTTTCCTGAACCGTTCTGAACTTGATT
Coding sequences within:
- the sbcD gene encoding exonuclease subunit SbcD, with amino-acid sequence MFRILHFADIHMGSGFSHGRVNPETGLNSRLEDFEQTLGLCIDRAIADPVDLVIFAGDAFPDATPAPYIHEAFAGQFRRLVAHNIPAVLVVGNHDQYSQGNGGASLNIYRTLAVPGFIVGDRLTTHTLELPKGPLQIITLPWLNQATLLTRQQTEGKTLNEIHQILLQKLEPILEAEIRRLNPEIPAILVGHLMADRANLGAERFLAVGKGFNIPVAFLNRSELDYVALGHVHRHQNLNPSNDPPIIYPGSIERVDFSEEKEAKGYVLINLRKGQVDWEFVPLPARAFRTIKIDVSDTDEPETEILSEIAKSSITDTVVRLIYKIRPEQTELIDQRTLRKALKAAHQASIQAELVSQLSRPRLPELGIGQSLDPMNALDTYLTNREDLQDIALAMRETATELMSQTSL